From the genome of Myxocyprinus asiaticus isolate MX2 ecotype Aquarium Trade chromosome 39, UBuf_Myxa_2, whole genome shotgun sequence:
CGCATGCACATACACTCTCTAGGCTTGATGCTTTTGAGGGAACAAAGTTAATAGTGAATTGTAAGGCATCTCAAAACACACACTACATTATTCATGTGTACCTGTAATGATATGAGATGAATCCAAGCTGCATAGCAGCACAGCAACTGGCTACGGTGTTAAATAGTGTCATGTTCTACAACCTTCTTATTAAACTCTCTCTAGGGACAAAATGGCCTTATATATGGAGCCTTAAGATGATATAAGGCCATAAATACAGGCAGAAAACTTGAAATTTAAATTGACCTTAATAAATGTTCATGGTTTCATTGTGCACAATACATCAGTGCATTgttctaaagaaaataaaacttcattttcataatttattagaAAAAAATCTTAATCAAGGCCATACAGGCAGCAAAAATggtattaaccaataatatcatagccttctcttcatgatccaatcaaatcccaCTGGCTAAAATCTGTTGAaaaagtcccaccctacattaaTTCCTACTAAATATATATTAAGTGAATATATCACGTCACATCGAGTTAAATGTGCTGCAATGCCATGTCACTGAGCAAGATTAGCAGTCCCTTAATTTTTTGAATAATTATTATCTATAACATGAGACTTATTTTACTTGTACTCTCAGGGTGTTGTGGTGGTCTCACCTTGGCACGAGCCTCTCGGGCCGCCTCGGCCTCTGCAGCCATGGCCCTCTGAAGCTGCAGAGGCAATTTAACATCCTTTATCTCCACACGCTCCACTTTAATGCCCCAAGCGCCAGTGGCCTCATCCAGGGCAGTCTGTCATTAAGATAATACAAATCCGTGAATGTGATACCCAGATAATAATGTCTTAAGGCAGAACCCTGGGGATAGGTTTACAACTAAAGCAATATCAATGTAATAGAAATGAACTAATCCTGGTCTATATCTATAACACCTGATTTACTGTAACTTAACGCCCTTTCCTGGTATCCTTGCAACTCGTCATATTACTAATCTACTTAAGCATTtggtacaatgtacttattatgttcaTAGAGTGTGCTTGTttcattgtacttacattttaagtacctgcatttaattacgtctgtagttacactgttaatcttacccctaaccctaacccatcctTTACCCTAAAACCCAACTGTAACCCATAACcataaccctactcctaaaccaacctgtacctcaacctcagttgcAGCAAATGTAAATCATgtaagaattttgcagaacaacatgtagttacaagataaatacattgtattgtatgtattttaaagttAGTACATACAGTAGTAGCTAAAGActcctaatataaagtgggaccatgtGTACAGtattgcacttacaatggaagtgtatggggcaAGTGAAACAAAGGGCTTAAAAGCACAAATTTGAAGattatgcatttttaaagaatttatctTTGGCTTTAGTAATTGCAGAAGCTGTCGATAAAGCTTTAGTTgacccagaacattccttgatAAAGAGGTGATTTTGTGAAAGGAAACTGTCCCAAGATGATTGCTGAATAGCTCTTTCTGCTCCGAGAGCTCTTGTACCTGCATGCTGTTTGAGATGCCCTCTCTATCAGACAGCAGCTCTGACAGGTTCTTTATGCCCAGCACGTTTCTAAGGGTGGTCTGGGCCAGTAGACGTGTTGAGCGGTCCGCATTGGTCACATTGGCCACAGAACAGATGGGGTCACAAACACGGAAGTACACCACACCATCCACACTCACTGTCACCGAGTCCTTTGTCAAGATCTGTTCTCAGATAAATACATGTGAATTAAACCTTTACAGAGATTTGGTCTGTTACTGTCGGTTCTAGATATTGCTATGACTGCATGAACTTTGAGTTGGAAGTCATATAAGATATATGGCAATCGATGATTTACATCTATggcttatataatatataatagttAGTTCTGTTAGTCTATGGAAGTAGATCAAGAATATGTACCTCCTGAGGAGGAATATCAAATGACACAGTTCTCAAGTCCACCTTCCTGAATGTGTCAGTGCATGGCAGCACAAAGAAAATTCCTAAgaaaaagtaaattaataaatataaatgtaaaaaaatatacaaattcacGCAATTGTGGGGTAAGCTGTGCCACTTTTTAGTTAAGTTGGCCTCTAGGCAAAGATAATTGAGATGGAAGTAAAACTAATATGCCTATATATACTTAGGGATGTCTGCTACTACCTAAAAGCAGAAGAAAGCATACAGTATACAACATAAAGccatataaaaacatttattataaaaataaaaaaatttgtccAGAGACACAACTTGCCCCACCATTTTGTATAGTATTTTCTGCATTTTGAGGCAAAGCTCACGGTCCCACTTTATTTTAGATGTGTTTAACTATTATGTATTTAAGCATTTGATATAATGTACTCATTATGTACATTCATGTTGTTGCACTGTACttatatttaaagtacctgcattcaatagcatctgtagttacactgttaaccttacccttaacccctaacctaacccaacctTTACCCTAAAACCTAACTGTAACCCTTAACCCTAACTCTACTCCTGAACcaacctgtacctcaacctcagttgcAAAAAATgcgaatcttgtgagaattttgccgAACAACATAGTGAAACAGtaaatgcattgtattgtatgtcTTTTAATGTCCATACATTGTAGTTAAAgaaacctaatataaagtgtgaccaagctCACTATATCCGCATTCAAATCTACCAGGACATAATGTAAACAGACCAAACGAGAGTGTAGAGAGTGCACAAACTTCTTTGGATCACATGATTTAGTGGAAAttaacatatataataattttcaaataTGCCAGTTTAACCCATAGAATCTGACACACTTTACCCCATAGCTACAATTTTGGGAAAAATTCATGGATAATTCATGGCTTATAGTTAGCCCAAAAATGGGTAgcaatttattttacagtactgttctacatttacgtactatataaaTACAATAACTAGAGTAGTTACtgggtactaaccctaaacctaaccccctaaccctaacccatattaagtacatatagttacctaatattacacagtactttcttgggttagtacactgtaagtatactgaaagtacacatactgtaaaataaagttcaacccaaaaatgtataaatgtttgatCAATTTATGGCTTATCATTAGCCCAGAAATGGGTAGCACTTTATTTCACAGTACTGTTCTATATTTacttactatataattacaacaactacagtaattactaggtactaaccctaaacctaaccccaaccctaaccttaacccatattaagtacatgtagttacctaatattactctgtactttcttgggtaagtacaatGTAAGTATACGTACCTAAAGTTAATTTACATGCTAAACACTTACTTTGACATGCAAAAAggtttttgtgtgaaaaaaaaaaaatctcatgtggATCTCTTATTTACAGGCAGCTGGTTAGTTATGGATACTAAAATTTAGAACCTAAGATGAGCACATACAGTAGATTAATGGGATCCAGTTGTTAAATGTTCAAACAAATGAAAACCTTTGTCATACCTGGTCCTTTTGGTTTCCTGTCCACAATACGACCCAACCGAAAGATCACTGCCCTTTCATACTCCTGTACAATCTAAGAGTGAGACAGGGAGTACATTGTAGATGCAGTCAATGATCGAGAGTTGATCGTCTATGTACAATCTGTATCATACTAGCCTAGCCttccttttaaaaacacatcatacCTTGATGCACATAAAGATTGTGACAGGAAACAGTCCTATGATGAAAATGACGGAGATGATGATAATGAACCAGCCGATACATCCCAGTGAGGGTGGCTTATCATCTGAAAGACATGGAGCAAACTTTCGGTTCAAGTGAAGTTTCCCAAAATGATCAATGCTTATAAATCAAatgcatgtaaataataaatcaagACAGGCTTGTCATGTCAACTATAAATCTTAACTATTATTCCCAATTAATCACAGAATCAGCCTATGAATTAAACAACCCAACTTTTACAGTTTGAGATCAATAACATGGTACAAGAAGCTATCTTAAATTTCACTGCACACTGACCagtcatatttttatgttttcactGTTTACGGATTAAAGCAACGGGGCCTTTTAGGATTCAGTCTTGGGCAAGCAACTCAAAAATGTAGCATGTAGAGGAATttataaatgatttttattttattaatttttatggtttagatcaagtagaaatactgTAGATAGAATTTgtgatccttgaggtaacaattgcagattACTACTTTTTGCAGTGCACACAGCATGTTTCACTCACCTTATGTAGGCCTACTAGACATCCACAATTGTAAAAGCTAAGGTGCGCTGTTATTTCGcaaatatgtacataataaaGAAGTGTTAACAGACATTTTTCTGAATTTATACAGCATTTTTAtagaaatattttactttaataattttaaatgttacattttcaaatgttaagGCATTATTACTAGGATTAAGtaaactttttatgtttttcatgttgtgATACATGACTTTTTTGTGACGACTTatgataaaaaaacatttttaacatataGAAATGTATGATGTTTTTATGAAGGCCTACCTTGCATTATTTGTGTGCCACTCTCAGTCTCCCGgttttgaagcttgattacagtAGTCATCTTTTAGAGCAACACAAGCTTGTGTTATGGAAGACAGCAGGTAACAGGGAACCTTTAAAGGTGAGCTCACCTGCCCATGAGGGTGTGTCCTTCTCTCTTCCCTCTAGACTGCAGATGTATGAAGAGCAGCAGAGGAGGAAAGGAAAATTCTGCCATGACTCATTTAATTTTAGATACTGATAACGTGTGCCAGAACAGGTACAAAATGAATAATACTCCTGATAATTTGTATTTGCTCAGAGCCTTCAGTATATTTCTTAAATGCAGTAAAAGCTGTAACGGGACATATATTATTCATGGATTGCTGTGCCATCACCAGGCAGAGAAATATGAGCTCTCAAATCACATGGCATACAATCACATGACACCCAAGTGCTGATATATGACTGGATAAATAAAATATCTTATGGCAGACATCACTTGCGTTTTAGCTGGTAATTCGACATGGAAATGTAATGTTGGTGTTTTGATTATGTCAGGAATAAAAAGGTATAAAGTGAGCTGACATATAGTATATGAGTAGAATGCTACAGAATGTAATTTTGCATAACAAGTTTATTTGGCTACTTCAACTGGCTGACTTTGCATTATCTTGCTTTTTACTCAGCttctttccaaataaataaataaatcaacatgaaatgTTGATTTGAGTTAAACTGATTTTATCTTGTGAGAAGGAAGAGAGTATggagtgatatgagagacataCTGAATAGGAAATCGATTGGCTAGGACAATGGTCAATTATGCAGTTTATCAATCatgatacaaaaatattttactataatgcCATGACTGACCAATCAAatataattaacaattatttcagagagcaatgtaaatttaaataatcTGGTCAAATAGTCACCAATACCTGATGGCTGTATTTATTAGTATGTGTATTAATGTTTGTCTGCGAACCTTTTAAAGATTTAGTTAGTTTATTAagtttgacaaaaataaaataaataaatatgacaaaattatcctctcaatacaaataaatactttttgCATTTAATACATGGATGATCTAAATAGGTTGTTATTTCTAAAAGACTTTGACATTAgccttaaatgtttaaaatatgttaaatactATTtaatgctattattattattatttaaaataatactattttaattacatattttattgtataaaactataaataattgtattattaataataatagattgaattattgaaaaaatattaaattagtaacattattcaataatatttgataatgttttattattattaataacaataatgtttaaatattttcaaaatatttctatattttaacatcaaaatgaCAATGAACCTTTATTTTATGATTAGCCTTCATTTTTTAAACCTTAAATGTTATTAATATGTAttactattttaatttcattattaatagtgttctactactactactactactactaataaataattataataaataatgtttaactatttaaaaaatattttatatattaaatatcaaaatgacaAAGCAGCAGAAGTGTAAAGTGGCTGAATCACATCTGTTTGGCTAAACACCCATGTGTACTGAAAAAAATGTCAGCCAAAAATGgtgcttcatatggtaacatctaaGTTAATTGGTTTTATTCACGTCAAAAATATCATTTAACTTATTTGCATCAACACATCAGGTTACAACACTAAAACAAATTTTAAGATTTAGATCAGgttgaaatagctccttaaggtaacatttgcattttaccactttttacagtgtggcaCTGTAAAATATgaagtgctttaaaaaataaaaataaaaaatacatagatGTACAATACAGTAAATAGTCATTCAGCTTTCACAGTTGTTTAGATACATGTACTGAGACCTCATTAAAAGGTATCTAGGCTCAGTAACTGTATGCGGGAGCTTTGGGTCCCTGTTGGTCAAGTGTCACATGCAGCCAAGAGCCTCCCACCATAGAGACAGGCTTTGTTTAAATGTCGTTAACTCAACATGGAAAACATGGGGCCACCCAACAACACTAGATGCCACTTCACATGCTttttttccaaatttttggccTTTATATAAAAATGACAACAGCCATCTCATATACTGTGTGAAGTACAGCATACTGCAGTTTCATGAATTCTACACAAAATGTCAGTAGAGAAGTATTTCAAGTGATAAATAAAACAGGCATTCAGCAGGTCAGCTTTACTGTGCagaatcacatactgtatgtcacataTGGGAAATGAATATTTCCCCTAAAagttaatcatttactcactcttatgccatcccagatgtgaatttttttttttctgcagaacacaaatgatgatttttaaaagaatatttcagctctgtaggtccatacaatataagtgaatggtgaccggaactcagaaggtccaaaaaggacataaatgcagcataaaagtaatccatatgactccagtggtaaaatccatgtattcagaagcaatatgataggtgtgggtgaggaacagatcaatatttaagtttttatttttagtttaaatctacactttcactttcacattcagcaacctactggttggggctggtcaaaggtggagatttatagtaaaaaaggacttcaatttgatctgtttctcacccacacctatcatatcgctactaaagacatggatttaatcactggagtcatatggattattttatgcaggctttatgtgctttttggaccttctgagttctggtcaccattcacttgcattaaatggacctacagagctgagatatatttcttaaaatcttaatttgtgttctgcagaagacagaaagtcatacacatctgggatgacatgagggtgagtaaatgaggagagaattttcattgtggggtgaattattcctttaatgttctataatcactcaccctcttgttgtttcaTACCCTTTGAAAGACTTtcctatgtggaacacaaaaggagattgttCAGTGAATACCACTGCACATATTTTTAATATGATGGCAGTGAAACAACCTGAAAGGTAAGCAAgttttcagtgaaaatgttgacatctgttcatgagcactatgaaaaaagtcatttcagaatTTGTATGGTTTAGCAttaaaacaacacaagttctcgCATGCGAGCCACtctgaacaagcttctctcatagcacttatgaatgtgaaatggacgtcaagattttcacttaaatttcaggttgtttgtTCAAATTTGTTGCAGTATGATTCACAAATAACATGGACTTCTTTAATGATACTTTGGgtgttttttaagctttaaaatgagtcattATCGACTGCAATGTAATTGTACTCCCTCTCTCAAATATAAGATATTTCAGTTGCATCATACAGACAAATAAAACACATATAAATGAAAAATACTGGGGTGGATAAAGTGAAGTCCAAGAGGCATGTTGTCCGTGCCTcctgaaaacacaacacagcaTTACGTCACAGTGCCAGTATGGTGAAAAGACAGTAGAAACTACAGGAGGTGGAGTCAGCGAACAAACTGCTGCATCATCATCTTGCGACTGAGTTCATAAGCCAGAAAGAGTGCTCCATTGGCGGGAAATGTTCAAATCATAGTGGGGGTCAAACCGGAATACAAAGGCCACAATCCTGCAAACGAGCAGAATTCAACATACTTCACCCCCCAAATGTATAACTTTATCCCATTCTATAAAAATGTTATCCAGTCTTAGAAAATGCTAATGTAGAAGAAACAATTCCCAGGGGCCATTTTCAGGAAACTGGGTCATGTGCATGCTATGCGTGCCCCCGTGACTTACTACTAATATAATTAACAGGATCCAGAACATATGACACTTATTTAATAGATTTGACTCTGGTTAGTACATAATGTAAAAgcacttttaaaattaaatgttgtgtATTGAACATCAGCCAATTTGTAAGTCAGTCCAAACACGCATGACTTATGCGGAACCATGGCCAGGTCTAAAGGGGGGCTAGGGGGGCACTGCCCCCTTAGATTTGCCTTGAGCAACATCTGTTTAATGATACTGAAAAATTGTaataaccatttaaataaaaacagacctAAGACCATTTAAAAAATGCCATCGTGTGGTGCCCCCTTGGATGTGGTGCCAGACATGTTAACAAGTCCCTGCGGTACAGTCCAAGTCAATTCTCAAGTCTCTCAAGGTCAAGTCTAAgacaagtctcaagtctttggtcaCAAGTCCATGTCAAGTCTTAgttattttttttggcaatagTTCTTTATCTGCAGCTGATGAGTTTGATAAACCCTGTATGCTTAtacaattttgaaatattaaaactgaTTACTTCTAGGGATTGTCTTGTTCATTTATTCAAACTTGTCTAATAAATtacataagcttttactttaatcatgtttttatacagtaaacaatcaataaattattattatcaaatttgCATAGTATTTCATAGCTACATTTGCTCTGGGGAATTCAGCGAACCTGCAGACAGTGGACAACAACTGCATTATTGACTTTTAacgtttatcatttaaaacaagacttaaaccATCATTGGGATAACATCTATGAAAACCTCATATGCATGACAACTGCATACATTTTATAAGTAGGTTTGGgatgatatggttatctcacgatgcGGTTCGATATACAATATGATCTcgattcgatataataacacttacATGACAAAGTTTGGGGGATTTTTCTAAcaatgtttgagcaaaatgcgCATaacaatttctcatcaaaataaggttctttaatacacaatagaAGTGCTcgaagtttaaataataagagtttttcATAAACCTTTCTAtaaaaaagatcacaaacaaataagccatAAAAATAGTAGGCTATTCAGGCTGATCAgatgcagaacaagcaatagaactgaacgaaaactgtcctgaaaaagtATATGAAAGTGTAGGCTATAATTAattttgtaataatatttttgtaatcattattataatcacatttatttaaaaaaaacaaaaaaaacaaaaaaaatatatatatatatatatatatatatatatgagctgaTATGTggtgtcactgtttgaaataatgcgTACAATTTACAAGAAATAGCAGTAAGTTTACATTAATTTGTGTAACAAGCGCCAAAATTGTACTGTCAGTTTAAGAGTTTAACGTGTGTCTCACAGACTCCTAGAGACTtatatctctgcagaacaaaaatgggcttttcccaatcagtgggcattttcaaaccattgagattccctactttcattggatagtttagaaacgcccatcccggttcgaaaacacccacagatttgaaaacacccattactgttctgtAGAGACCTATACTTGGACTCGTACAGGTGTTGCGGTTCATTCATTAACGAAAGAGAAGTCTctctggggttttttttttttttatcgcatctgtgctatgtgattaaaattaatatttatttttactttaaagaacagaaaggatattaaaagacacattattcattGAAAGTGGAgagcgtggatctcatctttgatggacacacattacaaggAAGAAATGGTCCGTTGTCATTTCAAGCACTTTTAAACCAACAAGGCGATTTACCAGGTATTCCAGtccttaaatttctaaaagctaaattcaagcacttcaaggaccttgtgtaaaccttgtaaacagtgtagaaaaaaacaCAGTAGGGGTAAAAAATCAAGCGATAGAGCGATTATAATATTTGACGGGTCATTTTGTTTATGAACACATTGACAGAAAAACATTTGTTATCAGAGCATGAAAAGACTGACTCACCTTTTCTGGGTGAGTTTTCAAATGTCTTGAAGTTCGATGTAGTTCTGCTAGCATCTTTGTTCATCCCACATGTTTTAGCTTACATACAGTACAGCATTCCATTTATTGCTGTTATCAAGGACGGATTAACCACTGGGCGACTGGGCCGTTGCCCAGGGGTCTCTAAATCCAAAGGGCCCCGAGCTCTAAATAAcgtatttattttgagatatcaattataaatccatgtaaatgtgaaataccatttgtttggCCGAAAGCATGCTGGACTACAGCAGCGCGAGCACAGGCACTCGAGTGTGCGCTCAAGGAATCTGCATCTCACAGGtgcagtgtgtttatttgaaGGATTGAAagaagcgctgaaactttgccaggtggaaaacaatctggaatcatgtgtaacagtcacattaagtcgtCTTTGCAACCTGAATTTATCAGAATTTCGATGTGTGACACCAGCgctgatgcagcgcaacaaattatgaaacagaacacatgtgtctcgagatgcgtttagaaatattaaagttcttttaaacttaatgcagtgtctaaaaaaatgagACAGTCCTGAGTTGTGGTGCGGCGCAACTATCGAAGATGTctgtccagtgcgtgtttacatagaaaaacatttaaaaacagcatagACGCAGGTGTGAACAGCCCAtaactcgccctatagcctacttgaaaaactaaCCTGAACCTGGCCCAAAATCTGAAGGTTTGTCAGGTACCGTCagactcagatcgggttgaagacctctaaacacgtgcagaataaccgagtagtgattttggtatttgaataccgttgcacatccctattaacaatgcatgattttggatcggatccagcctgatctcacagtgaaatcggaaagagtagaccgacttttctttcatcaaaatcggtatacgttgaccaaaatttcaaaatattgCCCCCAGTTGCCAAAGCGGTAAGTGATGTAGGGCATATAGGCACgtatgagctccatttatgtccaggagaggtcgccaaatgctagtagtgaagcaagttgttttcagctttacaggatgttatacaatgaagagaaaagcaaatatttatagattctatcccccaacccaaacccaaaccttaccttaaccattaggggagtaaaaaagtaatgctagagggaaaagtgaaacctctgaatcatgcacgtcattgattattcaaacatgGTTACTGCCTGGCTTTGAACCCTAATCTCCCAAGCAGCTGATGCAACACGCTGCCAATCGCATCAGGTAGAAAGGTGAACACactgaaaccactgcaaacatgtctgataagaatgctgcatgtcagagcgtcggcatacagtcgccgatcctagggtaccgaaattatcggaaacatcatgcaaacttcacgtgtgatcatgttgatcagatcataattaaaaaGTGCATATAATTGGCCATGTCAGACATTGGTACAAACTATTCTTCAATCTATTTTAAAAATCCATCCAAATCTGCCAAGAGTCCTGTAGCTTATAAAGGTGTGCCACCACGGTGTGCCGGCCCATTGGTCTCTCACTTCTTAATCCATCCTTGGCTATTATATTGAAGATTTTTAATCCAAACATTATGATAAAGGGCATTTAGATGATGCCATCCTATCGAAGTGAAGATTTCAATTAACAAATGAACCGTTCTACtgtgtcagttcttttgaatcagccATACCTACTACGAGAAAGAACCGATCTGCGAGAATGAGTC
Proteins encoded in this window:
- the LOC127430033 gene encoding stomatin-like — encoded protein: MTTVIKLQNRETESGTQIMQDDKPPSLGCIGWFIIIISVIFIIGLFPVTIFMCIKIVQEYERAVIFRLGRIVDRKPKGPGIFFVLPCTDTFRKVDLRTVSFDIPPQEILTKDSVTVSVDGVVYFRVCDPICSVANVTNADRSTRLLAQTTLRNVLGIKNLSELLSDREGISNSMQTALDEATGAWGIKVERVEIKDVKLPLQLQRAMAAEAEAAREARAKVIAAEGEMNASRALKEASLVIAESPSALQLRYLQTLNTIAAEKNSTIIFPLPIDIIQQFVSRRD